One Camelina sativa cultivar DH55 chromosome 3, Cs, whole genome shotgun sequence genomic window carries:
- the LOC104776199 gene encoding putative F-box protein At1g20795, with protein MQPTDIKNNSTMEALPCNLLDQILFRLDPKSLAMMQCTGRYINSYISDDIYFRSEYMSRVGTGLLHISGFGSTILFCYPFGDSTLFRNQEYPLDVKTRVLSFCSGLLLLLMDGLCVVNPLTKRYRFLDHSKSKFLSRADRKEDVHFILGWEQLNRIGFAVDQIDRTTQRFKVVIIKEVTEDVSNPGETVYQFEISTGASCWKLSKTTITCGASELIADKKPLYLDGSLHWLRNDGSILAFNPETEQAQLVPIKFPSKLITTKLFTVAGNVLALVSATDELIYVYNLENVLIDPKWVLVKQIQNRAVDKSSTRFWYLGAYDGKSLVVRENEVVHGYDLRADKWGVIGWVPHWCDGYQNFHHFTLSLSFARELNEKVDVERVTPVRGGNGNRISSLRKIMRLIDDSNPYALAWLKKNEKRLEEETKSKMMVGEPSFANVERINKRKTRFGW; from the coding sequence AATTCGACCATGGAGGCCTTACCTTGTAATCTCCTCGACCAGATTCTCTTCAGATTGGATCCGAAATCTCTGGCGATGATGCAATGCACGGGTCGATATATCAACTCTTACATATCCGATGATATCTATTTCAGATCCGAATACATGTCTCGTGTCGGAACCGGTTTGCTTCACATCTCCGGCTTTGGCTCAACCATCCTATTCTGTTACCCTTTTGGCGATTCTACGTTATTCCGCAACCAAGAATATCCCTTAGATGTCAAGACTCGGGTTCTCTCCTTTTGTTCTGGCCTCCTCCTACTCTTAATGGATGGTCTCTGTGTCGTGAACCCGCTCACAAAGAGGTACCGATTCCTTGATCACTCTAAATCCAAGTTTCTTTCTCGTGCTGACAGAAAAGAAGATGTACACTTCATTCTCGGATGGGAGCAACTGAACCGCATCGGTTTTGCGGTTGATCAAATTGACCGAACAACTCAGAGATTCAAAGTTGTCATCATAAAAGAAGTTACTGAAGACGTTTCGAATCCTGGCGAAACGGTGTATCAGTTCGAGATCAGCACAGGGGCTTCTTGTTGGAAACTGTCGAAGACAACTATTACTTGCGGTGCAAGCGAACTAATAGCTGATAAGAAACCGCTTTACTTGGACGGATCTCTTCACTGGCTCAGAAATGACGGAAGCATTTTAGCTTTCAAtccagaaacagagcaagcaCAGCTGGTTCCTATCAAGTTTCCCTCAAAACTTATCACGACGAAGCTGTTCACAGTCGCAGGGAACGTACTAGCATTGGTATCAGCGACGGATGAATTGATTTACGTTTATAACCTCGAGAATGTTCTCATCGATCCCAAGTGGGTCTTGGTGAAGCAGATCCAGAACCGAGCGGTGGACAAAAGTTCGACGAGGTTTTGGTACCTTGGGGCGTACGACGGCAAGAGTTTAGTGGTGAGGGAGAACGAAGTTGTTCATGGGTACGACTTGAGAGCTGACAAGTGGGGAGTCATAGGTTGGGTTCCACACTGGTGCGATGGTTACCAAAACTTTCACCATTTTACACTGTCTTTATCCTTTGCGAGAGAACTGAATGAGAAGGTGGACGTCGAGAGGGTGACACCGGTTCGTGGTGGTAATGGTAATCGCATCTCCTCTCTAAGGAAAATTATGAGACTCATTGATGATAGCAATCCTTATGCTCTGGCATggttaaagaaaaatgaaaagcgacttgaagaagaaacgaaaTCGAAGATGATGGTGGGTGAGCCTTCTTTTGCAAACGTGGAGagaatcaacaaaagaaaaactagattTGGATGGTAA